Proteins encoded together in one Mercenaria mercenaria strain notata chromosome 18, MADL_Memer_1, whole genome shotgun sequence window:
- the LOC123539382 gene encoding uncharacterized protein LOC123539382 isoform X1, whose amino-acid sequence MTMRGKNSIIVVLSIMLGITVGITKKVYNMDSALDCGYFGSQAIKGGQSVTVNAKEKDTSSSSSQLGCTINFFTVDNDTTIRVDFVSFSINTCTVNLYLSGDGSGSMSSYSCGDNPSTYFSVGRIVTLTLHRISVSYNQYDFQLKVTAVRGNRHPGYQLPSDKASSCCRTSDTYHWIYFWSHIFCIVYWNMLLSKVLSLAPAICF is encoded by the exons ATGACCATGCGAGGTAAAAACAGTATAATAGTAGTACTCAGTATCATGCTCGGAATCACAGTGGGGATAACTAAAAAAGTTT ATAACATGGACTCTGCCCTTGACTGTGGTTACTTTGGTTCACAGGCTATAAAAGGTGGCCAGTCAGTAACTGTCAATGCTAAGGAGAAAGatacatcatcatcatcctctCAA CTTGGATGTACGATAAATTTCTTTACAGTAGACAATGATACAACAATAAGGGTGGACTTTGTAAGCTTTAGTATCAATACTTGTACTGTGAACCTCTATCTCTCCGGGGATGGAAGTGGAAGTATG AGCTCCTACAGTTGTGGTGATAATCCCAGCACCTATTTCTCTGTCGGACgaatagtgaccttgactttacaCAGAATTAGTGTATCATATAACCAGTATGATTTCCAGCTTAAAGTTACAGCTGTTCGAG GTAACAGGCATCCAGGGTATCAACTGCCTTCAGATAAGGCATCTAGCTGCTGTAGGACTAGTGATACGTATCATTGGATCTATTTTTGGAGTCATATTTTTTGCATCGTGTATTGGAATATGTTGCTTTCGAAAGTACTGAGCTTGGCGCCGGCCATTTGTTTTTAA
- the LOC123539382 gene encoding uncharacterized protein LOC123539382 isoform X2, with the protein MDSALDCGYFGSQAIKGGQSVTVNAKEKDTSSSSSQLGCTINFFTVDNDTTIRVDFVSFSINTCTVNLYLSGDGSGSMSSYSCGDNPSTYFSVGRIVTLTLHRISVSYNQYDFQLKVTAVRGNRHPGYQLPSDKASSCCRTSDTYHWIYFWSHIFCIVYWNMLLSKVLSLAPAICF; encoded by the exons ATGGACTCTGCCCTTGACTGTGGTTACTTTGGTTCACAGGCTATAAAAGGTGGCCAGTCAGTAACTGTCAATGCTAAGGAGAAAGatacatcatcatcatcctctCAA CTTGGATGTACGATAAATTTCTTTACAGTAGACAATGATACAACAATAAGGGTGGACTTTGTAAGCTTTAGTATCAATACTTGTACTGTGAACCTCTATCTCTCCGGGGATGGAAGTGGAAGTATG AGCTCCTACAGTTGTGGTGATAATCCCAGCACCTATTTCTCTGTCGGACgaatagtgaccttgactttacaCAGAATTAGTGTATCATATAACCAGTATGATTTCCAGCTTAAAGTTACAGCTGTTCGAG GTAACAGGCATCCAGGGTATCAACTGCCTTCAGATAAGGCATCTAGCTGCTGTAGGACTAGTGATACGTATCATTGGATCTATTTTTGGAGTCATATTTTTTGCATCGTGTATTGGAATATGTTGCTTTCGAAAGTACTGAGCTTGGCGCCGGCCATTTGTTTTTAA
- the LOC123539378 gene encoding 3-[(3aS,4S,7aS)-7a-methyl-1,5-dioxo-octahydro-1H-inden-4-yl]propanoyl:CoA ligase-like — MEEMFTKSYVKIDRPPFELKHNTIPKVLKYFSETKGDGESIIFVSTDGGRDVVTWSELYQKSYKVAKSLINLGIREQEIIAINLRCCPEWLFATFGAMMAGAIPASITFTYTDGNDLIAMMEKLEKCSLLVLDPGLESINWNILRRLLDEYRADGKVRSKKMPYLRHLLGVAFDREPDASSVKDFRDLLEEDHPDVELPEIDPNEFSGLFQTSGSTGVPKLVAYEHLSQMKLAESHIFELIEDKYIQFNDRPFNWGGGYPFSVLTGQTRVTFSEFSDPPKDRLSFMIEVIERERCSMVFALPPLMHELIKRQDNLPDDWPVEAILTGGQPLTSQLAACVGKVCNYLLCFYGGTESSGVTKAQITDPDDFVEFGCGKAVNYPGLEVKIVDENGEIVPVNHRGEIYVRSEIMFKEYFNDPEKTKAVKTPDGWYKTDDIGRMTEHGQFFAEGRKSNMIISGGFNVAPEILENVMKTFPGIDLVVIVPVPDDVFYQVLCACVKSKPGFTVTETDVQTYCREYHADKPGLFTVLPKFYMFFEKFPETRSGKTHRKVLERIALERFGPSEDICPN, encoded by the exons ATGGAGGAAATGTTTACGAAGAGTTATGTTAAAATTGACCGTCCTCCATTTGAATTAAAACACAATACGATCCCAAAAGTATTAAAGTACTTCTCAGAGACAAAGGGAGATGGCGAATCTATTATTTTTGTGTCCACGGACGGAGGTCGCGATGTTGTCACGTGGTCGGAGCTTTACCAAAAGTCTTACAAAGTAGCAAAATCTCTTATTAATTTGGGAATTCGGGAACAGGAAATCATCGCTATCAATTTGCGATGCTGTCCAGAATGGCTGTTTGCTACATTCGGAGCAATGATGGCTGGAGCAATCCCTGCTAGTATAACGTTTACGTATACAGATGGAAACGACCTGATCGCAATGATGGAAAAGCTGGAGAAATGTTCGCTGCTAGTTCTAGATCCTGGATTAGAAAGCATTAACTGGAACATTCTTCGTAGGCTTCTTGACGAATATAGAGCTGACGGTAAAGTTCGTAGTAAGAAAATGCCTTACTTAAGACATTTGTTAGGTGTTGCGTTCGACAGAGAGCCAGATGCCTCCAGCGTCAAGGACTTCAGAGACCTTCTAGAGGAAGATCATCCTGACGTAGAACTTCCCGAGATAGATCCTAATGAATTTTCCGGACTATTTCAAACCTCGGGAAGTACTGGAGTACCTAAACTTGTGGCGTACGAGCATCTCAGCCAAATGAAGTTAGCAGAATCACATATTTTTGAGTTGATAGAAGACAAGTACATACAGTTTAATGACCGTCCGTTTAACTGGGGTGGAGGTTATCCATTTTCCGTTCTGACCGGTCAGACAAGGGTGACATTTTCCGAGTTTAGTGATCCGCCAAAGGACAGGCTTTCATTTATGATTGAAGTTATAGAAAGAGAAAGATGTTCCATGGTATTTGCTCTACCCCCTTTGATGCACGAGCTAATTAAAAGACAG GACAATTTACCCGACGACTGGCCTGTGGAAGCTATTTTGACCGGAGGACAACCTCTTACGAGTCAACTTGCTGCTTGTGTTGGTAAAGTTTGCAACTATCTACTGTGCTTTTATGGTGGAACAGAATCTTCTGGTGTGACTAAAGCGCAAATTACGGATCCAGATGATTTCGTTGAATTTGGATGTGGAAAGGCGGTGAATTACCCTGGATTGGAAGTGAAAATCGTTGACGAAAATGGTGAAATTGTTCCCGTCAATCATAGAGGAGAAATATATGTTCGATCGgaaattatgtttaaagaatACTTTAATGATCCTGAAAAAACAAAAGCGGTTAAAACCCCAGACGGATGGTATAAAACAGATGATATAGGTCGGATGACGGAACATGGTCAATTCTTTGCAGAGGGTCGGAAATCAAACATGATTATATCCGGTGGCTTTAATGTAGCTCCTGAAATCCTTGAAAACGTAATGAAAACATTTCCTGGTATCGATTTAGTTGTCATAGTACCAGTTCCAGACGATGTATTTTATCAGGTTTTGTGCGCATGCGTGAAAAGTAAACCAGGATTTACAGTAACCGAAACAGATGTCCAAACGTATTGCCGTGAATATCATGCAGATAAACCAGGGCTTTTCACCGTTCTTCCTAAATTTTACATGTTCTTTGAGAAGTTTCCTGAAACAAGAAGTGGCAAAACGCATCGAAAAGTGTTAGAGAGAATAGCATTGGAGCGTTTCGGACCTTCAGAAGACatatgtccaaattga